The following coding sequences are from one Rattus norvegicus strain BN/NHsdMcwi chromosome 11, GRCr8, whole genome shotgun sequence window:
- the Krtap8-1 gene encoding keratin associated protein 8-1: protein MYYTDFEGSVFPGCYWGSYGYPLGYSVGCGYGSTYSPVGYGLGYGYNGCGAYRRYWPFALY, encoded by the coding sequence ATGTACTACACCGACTTTGAGGGCTCTGTCTTCCCAGGATGCTACTGGGGCAGCTACGGCTACCCACTGGGTTACAGTGTTGGCTGTGGCTATGGTAGCACCTACTCTCCAGTTGGCTATGGCCTTGGCTACGGCTACAATGGCTGTGGGGCTTACAGAAGATACTGGCCATTTGCTCTCTACTGA